The region TACAGAACAGCTAACTATGAGCATTCAAATAGTTTTTCAGACAAAGGAGGCTTATGTTTAAATATTGAAATTAATAATCATCAAAAATTCACAACACTAAATGAACTTCATCTACCTCTTAAGGTTTCAAAACAAAAAGGAATTTTAGAAATGTATAAATTACTGTATGGTATAAAACGATGTTTATCAAATGACATTATAAATATATATTGTTACGAATCAATGATTGCAGTAATGAATGTTTTTAATGGAAAAGGTGATATTAATTGGGTAAAAAAAATTAAAGAACTAATAAACGATAATCCATTAGAAACGATTTCACTTGATAAATTGAGTATTGAATTTTCACTTCACCCCAATTATATTGTTCGTAAATTCAAAGAAATTACTGGCTTTAAACTTTCTGAATACTTAACTAAAATAAGACTGGAACACTCAGTTAAACAACTACTTATAAGTAACGAAAACATTACATCTATAGCTTTAGAAAATGGGTTTTACGATCAAAGTCATTTTAATAGGAACTTCAAAAAACATATAGATACAACACCTAATAATTTCAGAAAAGTCATTACAGGTTAGTCTCATACAATTTTAACAGGATTATAGCATTTATATTTGTGGCTTAAACTAAACTAAAAACGGCTATTGTAATGAAGAAAAAAACAAGAAATATTATATTTATTGCTATTGGTGTTTTGACATGTCTATTTTTCTATGGAAAAAATAATTTTGAGAATGATAAACAAACTTTATTAGAATTAAAAATAAAAGCTGGAAATGGAGAAATTAAATATGCTTTTGACAAAATGGAAAACATAGAAAGTTTTTCAAATCCACTTATAAATTTTGCTTACCAAAAATGGAAGAAAAAAATGTACTCTCGATTTATTACAAATGAAGAGATTAT is a window of Polaribacter litorisediminis DNA encoding:
- a CDS encoding helix-turn-helix transcriptional regulator, yielding MNLEPNKYFGITTKSLKTESFNISLTNHLANSKISLHSHEKPYLCLLASGTYIEESNITDIIIQGEVLYRTANYEHSNSFSDKGGLCLNIEINNHQKFTTLNELHLPLKVSKQKGILEMYKLLYGIKRCLSNDIINIYCYESMIAVMNVFNGKGDINWVKKIKELINDNPLETISLDKLSIEFSLHPNYIVRKFKEITGFKLSEYLTKIRLEHSVKQLLISNENITSIALENGFYDQSHFNRNFKKHIDTTPNNFRKVITG